One genomic window of Sarcophilus harrisii chromosome X, mSarHar1.11, whole genome shotgun sequence includes the following:
- the LOC116420305 gene encoding mortality factor 4-like protein 1 — translation MADSRFEGEWEGQQFRELPMIQEGEPVLTFRGPKMRRGECVLSDSEDMKVRYLVRYQREGFSPPRGERVIPVAAPLRESEAEVAPEAEEEAKMEHGDEGEAESEVEVEANPHGLEAGPSDSRSPSPKRSRRSPRPSPSQHLSSSSSSSSSGLMGDEDLMIPSKDDDTSSRSSPRSAHSSALPLGQQHSNPRMELSKEQLYSIVVIGGWEYEWVPESRLLRYSAIHMQLDSDTALQMAAKREQREDCPVTSSEGSPCGAVAEHPPPQKKGRRRRSRGRGRSRFQRRKFRRGRRAAGDFQQEFQVYLPKVLKPLLVQDWELVTLGKKLFTLPARKTVDAILTEYASFHENSGTAAKKLAVNELMAMIKEYFDLVLGTQLLYNFERPQYAEILISQPTAQMSQVYGGAHLLRLFPQLSSMLSCTSLGKRSLNVLLTHLQDFLEYLANDPSLLCIDPIDYQLATKEYQQTAG, via the exons ATGGCGGATTCCCGATTTGAAGGGGAGTGGGAGGGACAGCAGTTTAGGGAACTGCCCATGATCCAAGAGGGGGAACCTGTGCTGACCTTCCGGGGGCCCAAGATGCGCAGGGGGGAGTGTGTCCTCTCAGATTCAGAGGACATGAAAGTCAGATACCTGGTGCGCTACCAAAGGGAGGGGTTCAGTCCTCCGAGGGGAGAACGGGTGATTCCCGTGGCGGCCCCCCTGAGAGAGTCTGAGGCTGAGGTCGCACCCGAGGCCGAGGAAGAGGCAAAGATGGAGCATGGGGATGAGGGTGAGGCCGAGTCTGAGGTGGAGGTCGAGGCTAACCCTCATGGCCTGGAGGCTGGGCCTAGTGACAGCCGCAGCCCCAGTCCCAAGCGCAGCCGCAGGAGCCCTAGACCCAGCCCAAGCCAACACCTCAGCAGCA gcagcagcagcagcagcagcggtcTCATGGGGGACGAGGACTTGATGATCCCCAGCAAGGACGACGATACCAGCTCCCGTTCTAGCCCCAGAAGTGCCCACTCCAGTGCCCTCCCGCTGGGTCAGCAGCACTCAAACCCCAGAATGGAGCTCTCCAAAGAGCAGCTCTACTCCATTGTTGTAATCGGGGGGTGGGAGTATGAGTGGGTGCCCGAGAGTCGTCTGCTCCGTTACTCTGCTATCCATATGCAGCTGGACAGTGATACCGCTCTCCAGATGGCAGCTAAGAGGGAACAACGGGAGGATTGTCCCGTAACGTCGTCAGAGGGCAGCCCCTGCGGGGCGGTGGCTGAGCATCCGCCACCCCAGAAGAAGGGCCGCAGAAGGAGAagccgggggagggggaggtccCGCTTTCAAAGGCGCAAGTTTCGGAGAGGGAGGAGGGCCGCTGGGGATTTCCAACAAGAGTTCCAGGTCTACCTACCTAAGGTCTTGAAGCCCTTGCTCGTTCAAGACTGGGAGCTGGTGACCTTGGGGAAAAAGCTCTTCACCCTTCCAGCTAGAAAGACTGTTGACGCCATCCTGACTGAGTATGCTTCCTTCCATGAAAACTCTGGGACTGCCGCCAAGAAGCTCGCAGTCAATGAGCTGATGGCCATGATCAAGGAGTACTTTGATCTGGTGCTGGGGACCCAGCTCCTCTACAATTTCGAGAGGCCACAGTATGCTGAGATCCTGATTAGCCAACCCACTGCCCAAATGTCCCAGGTGTATGGAGGTGCCCACCTGCTGCGCCTCTTCCCACAGTTGAGTTCCATGCTGTCCTGTACTTCACTAGGTAAGAGGAGTCTCAATGTGTTGCTGACCCATTTGCAAGATTTCCTGGAATATCTGGCAAACGATCCTTCTCTGCTGTGTATTGATCCCATTGATTACCAATTGGCAACCAAAGAGTACCAGCAAACAGCTGGGTAG